Genomic window (Drosophila ananassae strain 14024-0371.13 chromosome 3L, ASM1763931v2, whole genome shotgun sequence):
ATTCTTCTAAATGAAATTGCAGCCTTACCTATTCAAGTTCTTGAGCACCTGCGTCTTAACCTGTTCCAGTTCGTGGCGCTTCGCCATGTCGGAGGCGGAAACGCCATCCGCTGCCTTGGATCCCGACATGATAAGACCTTCTCTCGCCAAGTATAGGTTTCTGGAATCTTTTCCCGAGTCCTCTTTCTTTTCCTGCTCCGACTGCTTCGTCTTCATCTCATCACGACTGAGAGCTGGATGGGGATCTAACACCTCGTCCATGAGCTTAAACTCTGTGCCAGCCTGGAGGCAGAGATCTGCAGACTCCTTGGCCCTGAACTTAACAAACGCTGTACCTTTGGAGTGACCAGAAACGGCCTGTCGATTGATAATGGCATAGCTGACCACCCCGAATTTTCGGCACACCTTGCGCAGATCCGCATCCTCGGCATCGAAGGGAACATTCTTGATGAAAACCGTGCAGCCTTCTTGGACATCGTTGGAGAtaaccttttcttttttgacattttcaatatttagttttgattTTAGTTCGTCTTTGTCATCTTTGACGTCCTCATCACTTTCTGGTTCCTGTTCCGAGGCCTCGCTATCATCCAGCTCGTCATCATCCTCCTCATCATCTTCATCCTCTTCCTGGTCGGATTCTGCTTCGGAATCGTCTTCCTCATCCTTTACTTCCTCTTTGGAGTCTTCCAGTTCAATGCTATTTCCATTTTCTTCTTTAACCTCAACCTTGGGCTTTTTTTCCTCTGGTTCCTCACTCTTTGGATGCTTGGACACGTACTCATCCTTACCCAGAGCCCAATCGACAAAGACCTTCCGCCCCTGAAGCTCCTTTCCGTTGGAGTGGAGTATAGCCTTGGTGGCCTGATTGATGGTCTCATACTGGACGAAGGCGCAACCTACCAGCTTGCCGTCGCCCCGCTTTAAGATGTTTACGTCCTCTAGTGTTCCCCATTTCGAGAAGTACTCCCGGAGAGACTCGTCTGTGGATTTGTAGCTAATGTTGCGAATGATGAGGCGCGCCCGCTTTTTCTGGCGCCGCTCCTTCTCCTCCTTAAGGCGTTGTGTGTTGAAAGGATTTCGCCGCTTTCGGGGCTGTTCATCTGTCGATGTTTCTGCCACATTTTCGTCTTTTAaggatttcatttttttcaattccATCGCTGCACGTGGAGATTGGGTTGTTATGATATCGATTAGCGATGGCACTATTTCGATAGTACCGCCTCATCTTTACCGGCTGATTGTTTTGTTTACTATTTGAAACTCAATGGaacttattttgttttataatttattaacaaTTTACAACAACAAATATAAGGCAAAGACTATTGCTTAGTCGTGAAAAGTTGGTGAAACTCTGAAGGCGTTTTAAAGTAGTCAATAAGCAACATGGAGGATCTGTTGCCCAACCTGTACATGATATGGCTCCAAGGATTGaggaaatttttgtattcgGCTATTTGTCCTTTCTCGAAAAAGTGCTTAACCGTCCCTAGGGGTAGCTGGGAGCCGTATACAGCCACATATCTACAAATATAATTGTTTTATAAGAAACAGAGAATGAAATACATGTCTTCAATAAACTGACTTGTCGGAACTTTTGTATATCCGCAGCGGATACTTGGCCACGAAGGTGCGAATGGCCAGGTTAATGAGAACAAATCCGCACAAAAAGTAGTACAAGTCAGACTCCTGCGAAACCAGAATGGCTATATCCACTTTCTGCACCATGTTAACCACATTCATGGTTGTGGCCCAATGATAGGCGGCAATCAGGCCCAGTACGGAAGTAGTGGCTGTGGAAATATTTTTCGTCCAGGTCACATAGTTCTCGATGGGAGCGCGGTAGATAAGTTGATAGTTTTCCGGGAGTTTGTCGACATACAAAAGTTTTCTTTCCACATCTCCGGAGGGCGGATTCTGCCACTTGTTGTGGGTCAGGCTTGTGCTGAATGAAACGAGAGCTTTAAACTATGCGATACGATAGAAAACCAATCTTGAAACTTACTGCAGACTCTGCTGGAGCCTAAAGCCCGATATAGGCCTCAAGTTAACCAGTTTTATTCCCCGTAATATAGCCGCAcacataattgtttttatttttaatagtgGTGGACAATTGGTTCTTATACCGCAATGAATATATCTATTCGATTAATCGCCAGTGTTGGTAAGCGCGCACCACAACAGCTGTTTCAGCATGGATGTGGGGTAAACACTTTGTTATCAGGGGAACTGGgtataaacaaaatttttgaaacgGAGTTATCTGTGGAATCGGCTTGTCAAACCGAATTGTTAGTCGACCGGCACCGGTACGTTTTCTCCTCAGTCTATATTTACTTTCAGTAGGATAACACTTCTGTgagatatattattttttcacatTAGCTAGGAACACGAGTAGGACagtattaatttatatttttgataatAAATATGGATTCGAAACGCGCGGCACTTGAAACTGGCGACGGTCCGGATGCGAAACGCATGGCCACCGCCGAGGAACAAGAGAAACCCGAAGAGCTGCTGCCGGGCGATGGCAATCAGATAGCACTTGGTAAGCATATTCCGCCCTATACGGGCAACGGATGCTCCCCATCGATGGAGTCCTTCATGTTCCAGCAGACCCCGGCCGGGAGTCAGCTGCTTCCGTGGGCCACTGCTGAGTGCCAGACTTCCGAGAACGATCTTGATCTGGATAAGAGCACCAGTGGCAACAAGAAGAGTGAGCTCTCATCAAGATTCCATATGCGAAGCCCACTGATGGTGACTTATCTCGTTTCAGCGGAAGCTGCCAATTCGAAGCTGTCCCGTAGGGAACTCGCTAAACTACGCCGTGAGCATACCATGAGAGCTCTAGCATTGGAGCGCGAACTGACCGTTAAGCCTGGCCATGGACAACCGTCTGTGGTATTATTGATTCGTTTCCCGGACCCGGAGATTACTGCTCCAATGCTGGCCGGGCTATCAAAGGACATACGTGACGTGGTTCTGCCAAGCAGTGTAGCACCACGCTACTGTCTGGTCCATCTGAAGCCCGGTGCTGATGTCGAGGCCACCATTGCCGATATTAATAAAGTGCGGTTCGGCGGCGGCTATCTACAGGCCGAGCACAAGCCCTTCTCGGACGAGGAGCAGGCCGAATTCATAGATCCCTGCTCGCTGTATGTGAGCAACATACCATTCAACATGGCGACCTCGGCCATCAAGGCCTACTTCACTCACGCCATGCGCGTGGATATAGGTGTGCTGAAGCGCGAGAAGCGCGCCCGCTACGCCTTTGTGCGCTATGCCTCTCCCGAAGTCACCATGGACGCATTCAGGGAGCTAGTGGGCAGTCCACTTAACAGCCGCACCCTGACCGTCCGCTACCGGCGCCTAAGAAAGCGAGCTGGCCTGCCTACCGTGCAGTGCACCAACTCCAATTTAACCATCACCTCGCCAGTAGGCGACGACGACAATGCCGACTGCAAAGTTATATCTCCACCACCCGTGGAGTCGATCACCATTAGCGATAGCGACAACTGCTCAGACTCGAGCGCTGATGCTGGTGGCAGACGCAGACGCAAAAACAAAATGACTGATCATGAGAAAGAGATCCAGAAGTTGAAGCGCCAGATGGCCGAATATGGATCAATTATCAAGAACTTGCAAGTCAGACAAAATATAGGAGGTATGTTTCCTTTTTTCTTATGACATATGTCAGTTGGACGTATAAGTCAGAGATTCAAacttatattttcaattaagattttaaaaagACACTGACATTTACATCTAAATGTATAACTTTTTAATCAACTTTCAAGATCTGATTATAGCTAACCTACCGCCCAAAGAGGAGCCGTGCGCGAATCCATCAGCCTGTATTCCTGTTCTAGGATCCACTGCGGTCCACCTAATGCGAGATATAAAAACTGAGCGTGCCTATCTAGGTATACCTGATGAAGGCACCCCTGATCCTGAACCGGCTCATAAGCCCACCACGCAACCTGAAGAAGTCCACGCCGATGATCGAATCAAAACTAAAAGTATTTCTCATTCCCAATTTGGGGCTTCCCAATCCTAATGAAAAAAACCCATCCTCCTAAATGTTTCTTACTCAGAATTCGATTGTTTTGGCTGGCTGTTTTCAGGTCCCGCCAGACGACGCAAGAGTGCCAAACAGACACAAGAGAAGACCAAGGCTTCGACAGCTTCACCAGATAAGGAAGGCAGACTTGAGGAGCTATATGCTCAATTGGAATCAGATGCCGAGACTTAAGTTGTTGATGCCTCAACGTCTACTAAATTAATTGTCTGTAGGcgtctaaaaaaaataataatttattaggttcttttttatttgttatactttcgtttttttgtttcaattatctCTTACTTTCAGCGTACAATTATggtatacaaaataaaattatacgTAATAATACATAAGTTAAATAATATTTcggttttaaatattaaacccGAACAAATATCGCTTAAGGGACTGGCTTAAATATCACTTATACAATAATCATATGTACTCGATGATGATTTTCAAATTAGTTTATATTGTATGGTCAAGTCAAGActtttttttgaaagaaaactTAAAAGCATTTACAGTTTGCAAAATTGtagcacatttttttttaggaacTTTCGGGAGTTCATGTTCCTTCCATATGCGCACATTAACAATTATATCTAAACTAAAAGTACAATGTTCTCGTTCAGTATTACACTTTGTCAGATTTATCCaatatttttgaattatttttgtgTATGGCTCGTAAAATTTAATATCGCAATTTGTCATTACCAAAAACAGTTGACTACATTTATAAAGAATTTTTGCTATGACATGACTCCTGATAGGTTTGTCGGGTCGTTTCGAATGCGGAATGTTATaaactattttattatatttaaggctgattttatttacacaacaacaaaaagtaTTTGATAAGGCACCTGTTTCACATGCTGATCGCTCAATTTACAATTGATATTCATTTTGATTTCGAATTGTATTTctcgtatttatttttatttaattaatttctacTCCGATTTTGGTTTCCTCTCGTCGTTATTGCTCTCGTTATGACGATATTGTGCAATTGAATTTCAAGCAATTTCggtaaagttttaaaaactttactcgagttgatttaattttgttcGTGTGGTTCACAAAATGCAATGCCTATGGATTGGTTACTACGGATCTGAGGCTCTTTTAGCTAACGATGAGTTTGGAGACAAGGCACATCAGGATGGTTGTGATCACAGTGTTCACGGCAGAGCTACTCGTTACTTTGGTCAGCGAGTTGGCTCCGTTTCCTGTTCGCTCGGCCGTTTCCGGTTCCAGTGGCTCGTCGTTCGACTGATGATCGCCAACGGCTAAAGAATGTGGATATTTGAAAATCAAATTAGTTAAGTTTTTAGATAATAAGTTTAAGATTGAGAACTTCTGGGTGAAGGGTGAAGGCTTAGATCTAAGCTAAGGGCATAGGCATTTTTTTTCTCAGGCGTTACAGTGCTAGTTAAGACAAAGTagaaaagttaagaaaaaaaaattgaggaaataaattcgaaaattaaaaataacttaaGTAACTTAATGTGGggaattaataaaataaaataaaagtagaaTCGATGTAACATACTCTTCACTCTGTGTGAGTTCGTTTCTTTGTATTTTGGCTTGGTTTTGGCGTTTCGGCAGCGGCGCAGATCTTGGGCGTGGCATGGTTTATGtttcaatttgttttgatGGCTgatatatatagtttattCGGACAGAGATCACTCAAGCGGGCGATGGATATGATGCACAAGTACTGGTATAGCTTAATGCTGGCAATTAATAACGGGACAGGCTACACAGCATCCTGATTGGATGATCGGTGGATCGGCTGATCGAGATCCTCCAGATTCTAGAAGAATCTGTTCGTTAGGCCCCACATCCAGCCGGGCAGAATGCCCTGATTCGGTACTACTGGCGGtactatatattttgtatcagACCGCAGTAAAGAgttcaaaatttttttgttttttgtttgaaacAAAAGTAAGAGAATAGCATAAATAAGACAATTACGAAAAAGTAAATAATTGCTATTTGCTGGGGAGTGGGAAGGGGGTGGAGTGCTCAACAATTACGTAGCAAGCAATCGGATGAATACTTAGGCATATGGTATAGAGGAGCAGGAAGATACACAACTACTACTACACATACACATTTAGAAAGGAGTGTGAGGAGGCGGCGGAAGAAAGCAGAAAGAGaagcatttcttttttttttgtttttatgtgaGTGGGGGGCGGCACATTCGCTTTGTATTTCATCGGCGTGATGTGTGTGTAATGAAGTTGATGGAGTTCGTTATTGGTTcgtttgttgtatttttttggcagtttttcttattgttgttgctgtctggattgttgttgtttttgctgtGTGGTTGGTGGTGCTGTGGTTAAttgttcttgtttttatatccACGTCTCTTAAAGCCTGCAAGAAATATACGATATGATACAAACAAAATGACAATGACGAATACAATTTCAGCTTCGAGCTTCGTTTTCGGCACTTTTTTGTGTTTGAATGCAAATTAAACGGTTATGGGCCAGGCACGTGCAAGCGGGTATTAAGCGAGTGTCATACAAAATACCCAATTGTGGGTCATAACGGGATATTTGGACCAACAGACAGGGTTCACCTCTTTCCTCATGCAACTTTAAATCCCAGTGGTTCATGCAATTAGCTTTTTTGGGGTATTTTCAGGTGAGTGTGGGTGGGTGAGTGGGTTGAAAGGTGAGTGAGGGGTGGGAGTGTCGTTTTTTTTGGAGGTTCTCAACCCAGTCCAGCCATTTAGACATTGGATTTTTGTGCCAAAGGGTGCCAAAAAATAGGAAACGCATAATTAACACTTTGTGAAAAGTGCCAGTCTACAGGGTAAAGAGTTTAGTTTTGGATAGgacattaatattaattaatttaataccATAACTAAATAAATACTTAGTGCTACAGAACTACACTTAGCCTGGTTTGTCGTTGTGGTGTTTAACAAATAGTGTTgtaaaagtgtttattttcaattagggttgtaaaagtgtttattttcaattagtGTAAGCTAGTTAGTAACGAGTGGCAAAGGCTTCAAAATCGATTCAAAGAGTTAGTGGGTTTAGTTGTGCTCATGCTAGGATCATGgcttaaaagctaaaaagGATAATCGTCGATGGTGTGGTGTTGAGCTTGGACCACAGTTAGTGAGACCGACTGACCAGTAGTTTtcgttgctgttgttgctgtttatacccggtacttttatttcaattaattgGCTTTTTAACTGTAAGCAagatattgaattattttcttttatttatagtTGTTGCTTAGGCGTTGATCTTTTCTTTGTACATGGTATGCTAAATTGAGTTGGTTagatttataattaaattaagttgTTAGTTAAACCAAATACCGAAAGAGTTAGCTGGGTTAGTAGAAAGGAGTACACAAATATTAGTTTGCTTAGTTCTGGGTTAGTTTGTATTAGAATTCCATAGAGtttaaagttatttattttattagagaGGTGTTAGGTTTATGGTTTATTCTTTGTAGAGAAAGTGTTTCCAGCTGAACAGAGTTTAGCCTGAGAACACTGAAACAAAACTAAAGTAAAACACCACAAAATCAAGAATTCGAGAGAAATATACAAgataataatacaaaatatatatagagacTGAGTAAAAGACAATGGACATACACAGTAATTAGTTGGTTTTCGTTTTCAATAAGTATTATAAATGTATTTCTTCCATAGGCAACAAAGACAAACACATTCGACTGGAGTAATAGAATTCGACTACATAGACATTAACTTAATTAAACATACCATATATTTAGGATTTATAAACGTATTTGTCGTTTttcttttgcatttttatcATTTCTTTACTCTCGCTAAGTAACAACTCATACAAGACTTTCTATGAGATCTTTTTGACTTTACAGATTCGATTAAATATTAACTCGATATCGCTCTAGTCTCCAGTAGATCGATTCGAGCTGGAAATCAAACAGAACTACCGCCGAGTCGGTCCCACTCACCTGCGTCGAAGTCACCACCGTTGCCATCGTCGGCATGCGGGATGAGGGCGTGCTGTTCGAACTCTGAGTCCGAACCCTCCACGATATTACCTGTGGACGATGGCGTGTTCTTGCAGCCGAACCACCAGTGGGCGGTGGGTCTGGGGAATGGAGGCGAGGCCGTATCCACCTGTAAATCGCAAGAAAAGGATATATGAGTTATGTATCTAAAAGTATGGCTAAGAGACTATCTTACCGCAAATCGGGCATCGTGGAATCGGTAGTATTTGTCGCCCTTGAAGAAGTAGGTATATCCATTCGTATACTTGAGCGCAGCATCCAGATTATTGGGTAC
Coding sequences:
- the LOC6494772 gene encoding RNA-binding protein 28 codes for the protein MELKKMKSLKDENVAETSTDEQPRKRRNPFNTQRLKEEKERRQKKRARLIIRNISYKSTDESLREYFSKWGTLEDVNILKRGDGKLVGCAFVQYETINQATKAILHSNGKELQGRKVFVDWALGKDEYVSKHPKSEEPEEKKPKVEVKEENGNSIELEDSKEEVKDEEDDSEAESDQEEDEDDEEDDDELDDSEASEQEPESDEDVKDDKDELKSKLNIENVKKEKVISNDVQEGCTVFIKNVPFDAEDADLRKVCRKFGVVSYAIINRQAVSGHSKGTAFVKFRAKESADLCLQAGTEFKLMDEVLDPHPALSRDEMKTKQSEQEKKEDSGKDSRNLYLAREGLIMSGSKAADGVSASDMAKRHELEQVKTQVLKNLNRFVSRNRLSIHNLPQNYDNEKLKQMAQTYTGFRPHECRVMREQKVTPEHPQGKSKGFGFLSFDTHQRALAALRKLNNNPKIFGTERRPIVAFSIEDRAVHKIKEKRTERSKLKNPTFQAKQQQRKERRQQKRNGQKAKPQGPQTDNKAKLQKHIKKLEASRTAKAEGKQNEKKKLSDVQGDYVGTASKPGTALKMRSKKKIVEQAKEHLKRVKTEKRKQKNKKIRESHLAERKADNRPKQGRKKEKDDLRPLINKYKNMISGNQGGGGVTGGKVKKPKRTKWYTE
- the LOC6507954 gene encoding protein painting of fourth isoform X1; translated protein: MDSKRAALETGDGPDAKRMATAEEQEKPEELLPGDGNQIALGKHIPPYTGNGCSPSMESFMFQQTPAGSQLLPWATAECQTSENDLDLDKSTSGNKKTEAANSKLSRRELAKLRREHTMRALALERELTVKPGHGQPSVVLLIRFPDPEITAPMLAGLSKDIRDVVLPSSVAPRYCLVHLKPGADVEATIADINKVRFGGGYLQAEHKPFSDEEQAEFIDPCSLYVSNIPFNMATSAIKAYFTHAMRVDIGVLKREKRARYAFVRYASPEVTMDAFRELVGSPLNSRTLTVRYRRLRKRAGLPTVQCTNSNLTITSPVGDDDNADCKVISPPPVESITISDSDNCSDSSADAGGRRRRKNKMTDHEKEIQKLKRQMAEYGSIIKNLQVRQNIGDLIIANLPPKEEPCANPSACIPVLGSTAVHLMRDIKTERAYLGIPDEGTPDPEPAHKPTTQPEEVHADDRIKTKKFDCFGWLFSGPARRRKSAKQTQEKTKASTASPDKEGRLEELYAQLESDAET
- the LOC6494771 gene encoding uncharacterized protein LOC6494771 encodes the protein MCAAILRGIKLVNLRPISGFRLQQSLHTSLTHNKWQNPPSGDVERKLLYVDKLPENYQLIYRAPIENYVTWTKNISTATTSVLGLIAAYHWATTMNVVNMVQKVDIAILVSQESDLYYFLCGFVLINLAIRTFVAKYPLRIYKSSDKYVAVYGSQLPLGTVKHFFEKGQIAEYKNFLNPWSHIMYRLGNRSSMLLIDYFKTPSEFHQLFTTKQ
- the LOC6507954 gene encoding protein painting of fourth isoform X3, whose translation is MDSKRAALETGDGPDAKRMATAEEQEKPEELLPGDGNQIALGKHIPPYTGNGCSPSMESFMFQQTPAGSQLLPWATAECQTSENDLDLDKSTSGNKKTEAANSKLSRRELAKLRREHTMRALALERELTVKPGHGQPSVVLLIRFPDPEITAPMLAGLSKDIRDVVLPSSVAPRYCLVHLKPGADVEATIADINKVRFGGGYLQAEHKPFSDEEQAEFIDPCSLYVSNIPFNMATSAIKAYFTHAMRVDIGVLKREKRARYAFVRYASPEVTMDAFRELVGSPLNSRTLTVRYRRLRKRAGLPTVQCTNSNLTITSPVGDDDNADCKVISPPPVESITISDSDNCSDSSADAGGRRRRKNKMTDHEKEIQKLKRQMAEYGSIIKNLQVRQNIGDLIIANLPPKEEPCANPSACIPVLGSTAVHLMRDIKTERAYLGIPDEGTPDPEPAHKPTTQPEEVHADDRIKTKSPARRRKSAKQTQEKTKASTASPDKEGRLEELYAQLESDAET
- the LOC6507954 gene encoding protein painting of fourth isoform X2, with the protein product MDSKRAALETGDGPDAKRMATAEEQEKPEELLPGDGNQIALGKHIPPYTGNGCSPSMESFMFQQTPAGSQLLPWATAECQTSENDLDLDKSTSGNKKTEAANSKLSRRELAKLRREHTMRALALERELTVKPGHGQPSVVLLIRFPDPEITAPMLAGLSKDIRDVVLPSSVAPRYCLVHLKPGADVEATIADINKVRFGGGYLQAEHKPFSDEEQAEFIDPCSLYVSNIPFNMATSAIKAYFTHAMRVDIGVLKREKRARYAFVRYASPEVTMDAFRELVGSPLNSRTLTVRYRRLRKRAGLPTVQCTNSNLTITSPVGDDDNADCKVISPPPVESITISDSDNCSDSSADAGGRRRRKNKMTDHEKEIQKLKRQMAEYGSIIKNLQVRQNIGANLPPKEEPCANPSACIPVLGSTAVHLMRDIKTERAYLGIPDEGTPDPEPAHKPTTQPEEVHADDRIKTKKFDCFGWLFSGPARRRKSAKQTQEKTKASTASPDKEGRLEELYAQLESDAET